Part of the Pomacea canaliculata isolate SZHN2017 linkage group LG11, ASM307304v1, whole genome shotgun sequence genome is shown below.
actttttgttattaattttgtgtaaacaaaatcatacattaaaacaaaattaaagtaataacaaaccaaggcttagcagttttttttcttaatttactttgtcagaagtggacgtttgacatttttttcttggcaacaagttcgtttatgtttggagaaagtgtctgtgttgtggagattctcaggatggactgcaagtgtacatcagtaagacagCTCCTGTGTggtgttttgttgatcttcatcacagagaaaagttgctcatgcacagtttgcacatataattctagttggtaggtatatatatatattatcccctgtccttggagaagctatactcccaccaacttgatctccacaagtttgcttctcacaacttaacgtctcatcgagacgctcgccagcccgcagagtcagacagtgatgagtttctattaGTCTTTTGCTGAGCTTCCTTGATCATACACGTGGGTTGACcatagtcaccctttgatctcgaaccgattcagggaagttaacaggtactaaaaatcttcgacccgcggaccgtgttcaggccagcgtgtcccgtgtcaaaggtcagatttatgggcctcgccttcaccatcccttcaggtcatcaacaggagcggtggtaacttgaccagtgcactgttggtggtctgtacaaacttcactaaactcatcccatcgcttgctgtgctcgacgggaacttttctgttctttgccttcTAACTGTCAccgtcgccgggccattaacaatgattaactaaaattctttgccggccaggtaaaatttcatgggGGGCctgatgtggcccgcgggccgggtgtttgacacccctgatctaaagaaaccaaagaaaaatataaggaaAAGAGACAGTGCACTAGTTCTTAGAACAACAATTActtaaatttgaataaaatggAACAagaaatttttacttttctaaatggtaatacaaaagaaatataatataatcaACATAAATATGAGCTTTTTCTCGTTTTATGAGCAAATCGCTGTAAACAGTCAAAAGTGGTGTCATAGTCTgtataaaagctaaaaaaagcaaaactttttgttgagaaacaatacaaaatttcGGAAAGAGTTAGAGACGTTGTAAAATTCTTCCTGAAAAAATGATTAGGAGTCACTCTCTTATCAAAGCATTTATCACTTGTTCATGAGTAGGGGAGACAAGTCACAGCCTCTGCATCTTCATTCTGCACGGAGTTAGTTCCTCCTTTTGAGACTTCCTTTAGTTCGGTAAAAGGTGATCTTCTCCATGCACTGGAAAAGTAAGATGATACGAACAATTTTCGTATGACTCTGTGGTATAAAATTGTCTAGTTTTAAGCATTCtggtttaaaatataatttgtgtaCTTACCTGTTTCTTGAGTGTTTCTATTGACCTGTACTCGGCAAACGTCCCGACAGCTTGTTCCAGCTTCTGTGTTGCAAGACTCACCCGCTCCCGGGTAAGTGAAGAGTTGTCCAGactgtttacattatttatcagttgttcttcatttgtttgtttcagttttgcGTTGACCTTCTGCCACGTCTGTTAAAAACCAGATAGCAATGCTGCTCAGTAATTAACTGGAGCAACAAAAACCTCTAAAATATCCGCACTTTGGTATATTGAACACATGCAAAAGCACAGTGTCTCTGtacaaaagcaacaataaaattattaatacaatCTTTTATCACAACTGTAAGcaataaaactacaaaataatgctaatatctaaatagatttttttctgtttcattttaacTGCTGGTATCCCAAAATATGACTCTTGTCAAAACGATGAAGAGAAGCATTGGTGAAAGTGAGGTGTACCTGCCCAATTTTAAATCTCACAAGAAAAATTTCAATACAGCTGAATTTTAATCAAAGTCCCCGTCTTCTTTATACTCAGCCTGATTTCAAGATTGTAAAATTCAAGACTGAACACGTACACAATGATTTCAAGGGTACACCTATCACCCTGCAGCCTGtacatttatgtatgtatttatgtatatttatgtatataatttGCACACCGTGTACTCACGTCAAATTCCTCTTCGCTTTGTCCAATCAGAATGAAAGCTGCAACGATGACGTCATTGACGTGGTCTGGACGTTTTCCCTCAGCCGCCTCGTTATTTGTTCGTAAGGATTGCAccatctttttaatttcttcttggCCGTCTTCAAACCAAGCCTGTTCCCGAACCATTTTACTGACACAGGTGTTGTCTATTTTCTTGAAGCATGCACGGAGTTCTTCTAAGGATTTACTTTTAACGGCCTTCTCCATTTCTGCACAGATAAATCGTATACAGATACATatacccacatccacacatacaAGCTACCTGCAGAAATAGCCACGTGTACCAGCTACATAAGACCCTAGCGTTATTCTGTATGTCTATACAGTCAACACCAAAGCAAAagatttatttaggttttaaacTACTTCTTCGTACCCTCCTGACACAATGTCACTAGAATTTTCTTGGCGTCTTCAATGTCGTCTTTGTTCTGAAGGTTTGCAGCCATGCAGTTTTTGAGGCTTCGATTCAGCTGTTCCAAGTTTCCTTCCTGTGCAGAAACACGCAATTCCTCTATCATTCGTTTGTAGCACGTTTCTCTGGCTCGTATCTTTTTGTCTAATATCGGGTCTTCAATATCAGCCCTCTCGTCCTTTGAGGCAACTTCCTCTAACATTCCTGCATCATCCTTGCCAACAGAGACCCATGCATCTTCATAGAACTGCAATTtgttctgaaaaatataaatatttatataaggCGAAATGCGATTCATTTTGAGTGTTCtgtagtttgtttatttgatgttACAGGTACATTTACATAAGGTGCAAGAGAAATTAAAGACGGCattattgttatgttttataaacactttGAGATCATTTCTATTAAAACTCTTCTTATTATCAAGAAAAGACAATTGCGTCGACTTAAAATAGAGTCGCCATGGTGGCGAAGATTCTCAAATCGCAGAGAATTTCACATACATGCCACGTAGAACATAATtctacacacaacaacaaataacagaacAAAGTAATACTTCGTTGCTGTCaaataacatgaaaatgttCAGTACAATATACTTCTCTTGGTACTTGATATGAATTACACATGCATTCATGagacattttatgaataaatgtaaaaagtaaagagaaacaCGAAACGTAATGATAACATACGAGCAATAATATGAATTTTCATGTTTACTAGCGTCATGTTCATATATGACTCCTAGTATTATTTATGTAACTGActatttgattatttatttgatgaCTATCAAAATTCTTATTATGACTGTCTGCTCATACAGActactgtttttttccaaacaatACAGTAGAAgcataaaaacagataaaagagaCTCTAATGTGCATCATACAAGCCATGACCTACTTGTTAGTTCAAACGTAGAAGCCAATTCCACTGGTCAAATTATTACATATCCTGTAAGTAGGTGTTTCTGAGCTTTTCATTCGTAAGAAGATAATGTGGTCGGCTTAACAAATTATAGTATTATACGATGCTATTTACACTTTTTATTATACCACGTTTTAAGCACAGGACAGCATTATTTGGAATGTCAATATAATCTGATACGtgcatgaatttttaaaataaaaatacctttgTGTCTCTGTCCGTGATTACTTCATTCAGCCTTTCATTGCTGGTCAGAAAGTAGTTCACAACATGACAACTAAGCAACTTCTTTGTAGattgatcattttcttttacgTTTTTTACAGTATCTACTTCAAGGGAATATTCCGGTTTCGGGTCGTCTGCCGGCAGTCTCGCCGTGACCGTTACGTTATCGCCTTTTCGCTCCACGATGACGTTGTCCCGAAGTTCTTCCGGTGTACGGGTGGAGTCAACAAGTCTGGCCAAAATGTCCACATAATCTTGAACCTTGAAATTGATGCAGATCTCGTCACCACTTTTGACAGGCACAACCCCTTCCGTGTGGGAAGGCTCCGACAAACCAGCTTCAGCAGCTGCTTCACCAAAGCCAAACCCGTTTTCTGGGCGGGACGGGAAGGGATGTGTGTCTGGAGCAACATCATCACAGACGATCTGAAAGTCTACTAGTCTAAGGGTTTTGTTTCTATGAACTCCTCGTACTATAAATTTGTATGTTCCTGTTACTGGAAGCCTGACCAGAAATGAATCCGTCTGCTGCGTCCGCTTTATTCTGGAAGAATACTGTCACgaattaaataaacaacaaacatacttCGGTATATATTGAtaacatgtttttctgtttcaagcAAAATACTAGCTATTGCAGAGgctaaaattatctttaaaaagtctaaaagataaatatttggTATTTTCGATAAAATTGCCACATTagacaacttttaaatatttaaacaattttattgtcttttcacAACTTATAGTATATAGTGAcaaaagtagcatttgtttctcGACATCACTGTGCAATATTTCTTGTGAGGTTAAAAAGTATTATCCTTACATAGTTACGTAGAGTTCTGTTTGTATCTCCTGTGgaaatttttttcctgaacGACCTTCAtcgaaaaacattttgtactcCAGTTTATAACCAGCTCCTGGACTGAACATGTCAATTAAACACCATCCAGTTGTAGACTTGATCACGCACATGAACGGGTTAGTCAGCTTCCATCCAGACGAAAAATACGGACTATATAAGTGAGGCGACTCGAAGAACTTTTCTTGTGTCCATGGTTCAGTCAGCaattgcttttctttgtcatatGGGTGACATATGTAATTCATCTCCTCAGGGTcagtcagaaaataaaattcgtTAAAACTGGGCGTCAGGTTACCGACATTTGCTGTGAGACTAAACAACAAATAGTAACAATTACTGAAAAAATTCAGTATAAAGTGTGTAAAGTGTTAAAGCATAAAGAATGATAACATCAGGTACATGTATAATGGGGGATTCTACAGACTGTGCAACTGCTTTTTTGACTGCAATAAGACATCATTAGTTGAGCAATACTGTTTCTTGCGATGAAAAAGCTACAAAACGGATTAAGATTCTTTCTAGTTCTAGGATATAATATCATGTTCATTAATTAAGAAAATTGCCAAGCGCCAATTGACGAACCTGCTTTCAAAATGCCGTTAGAGGATTATTAGGACCTGAATAGTTTATTATTCGCATGCACTACTAACATTGTTGGGTATAAAAAATGGTGAAGGTCATCTCCAAATCTTTACAGGTCTTTgagggtgaggtgttagagatctcacttttctcggggccagctatTACTTGAGGGCAATGTTCATCTCCACACCTTCGCTGCTTTAACTTCTCCaactctatggagtcaggtatccaTCGCTGTCAGTTGGGTTAACTGGGGAAATTTTTctgcgctaatcgggtattaaagttttgatttctgctgcaaatcttggtagtaatcaggactagatataaacatttacaaattttaatgaacttgtaatgctagttatttatgtactttgtctgtaatgtaaggaaacagagctttacatcatttgcacagataacaaaggttgtCTAGGGGTTGGATTGATTACTTAAACCAGATGTAACgaacaaaatgtgtgaaaacAATTATGAATAATATTCCCaacaaatagaatgaaaaatgctatctagtcaagtttatagccattcagtgtctagagagctcATCATTGTCAGCcacctaaaaggccagacagctggtgcttttcccagaaatctttgacagaaaataagataccacctagccacaaaaatcaaaatctgtAATCCATGTCACagcagaggtaattcataaaataatcctagcatacagaggaacagaacatgagcagctgctcaaattctggtgcacttagtgatgtatctctagatctcatgaataggttattcttcttattcctatgggcccccagtggagcatcgGTCCACAAGAATAGGTTATACTCCCCtgtaagcttttgaaataatttctttaatgaaagaattatatgttgattatatgttcatcccatcaccccgCAACTGAAGGGTAAgaatgagagtgtttcctacaaATGCTACTACGtcagtagatgctcacaaaaattggaagcaatatgtgacaGCATCACGAAATtttagcaaaagaccaaagatggcaaagaCCATGAAgttagtggacactgaacttctatatactAACTAAAACCATAACTGTGTAGCTAAATGTTTGCAAAcatcatttttattacttttttttctctgaagcCTAGTCAGCATTTGGgcacacaacacaaccatgttgccttttataaaagtgaacaaaataattaattttattagttatgttaaagttatatgtagtaacacattgaaagatggttatatttttcactcAGCAGCTCAATTACATTAAAGgtttagataaaacaaagttactaagcttgaactttctgaTCTCACTTTTTCcgttcctttgtttttgttacagtttgttaaCTTAAATTCCCtgtaactttatattgacatgtgatgcAGGCCTACAATTTGAATGCAgtttttttctacatatttaaaaatttttgtgagAGCTTGGTAAAAataattagtggtttagtagttactaagctttcactttgttttcctttgccttttcagttttttgttttagtaagcttgtttggTTCAAAAGCTTAtgactttatattgacatgtgatacatgtctaaaatttggttgaagttttctttatccaTATTTGGACATTTCTATgatagctttttaaaattatttagtagtttagtagttatattctaagctttcagtttttctttcctcgttttctcagtttaACAGAGGACGACATATACCTTACCTTTACTTATCTTCTCTAGCTTCTTTGTAATTTAGCGCAGTTTTATCGTTTATTACTTTTGtcgaattaaaaataaataactaccTACAACTTTACACTTAAATGGGAAACAAGTTAAAAAATCaccttgtttttattgtctttccaGAGTCCTCAACCAGCACCAAATTTTTCTCTTGGTATCCAGTTATTCCTACAAAGGCCCAGTAAGGAAACACGAACCGCCAGCTGTTTGCCACGTAAACAATTGCCCAGGTATTTTGTCCATTTATATCAACATCACCTGGCTCGTAGGTTGTACCTTTTGCCTTGCCGTTCACAAGAACGCATGGGATTCTTGCATCTCTGtgaaattattacaattattaactTAGAAGTGCTAAAATGCAGCTGTGTATCGTAGATGGTCTGTTTTGATTTTACGACGCGAGTAAATATTACGTTAGTTATACAAATGATTACCTGCACATCTTGGCAAACATTCTATcgattaaaatataattttttgatGCCTCCTGTAGGTAAAAGTCTGGACTGTTGTTATCTCCGCAGCTGCCTGTCTCTTGTCGACATCCTATGTTCTGAGCGCTCATCCACACAAAAATGGCTCTTAACTTGTGTAGATCGGAGCTCAAATGGCTGGTGAGGTGCTGGACAAGTTCGTTGAAACTGTCCTTTGGTGAATCAAGTTTCTGAAACACTCATGAATTGAGGTATTTGAAAGGACAGAGTACGAATTTGATATAAAGAAGAATCCACCATCTTGTTATCGCTGAATCTTctttaataaatgtttcttgtGACAAGTTTCTATACACTGTCATAAGAGAAAGTGCTCTAATTAAGTTGTTACGAGTTGTTAAGTTGTTAAtttcttaaacacacacaactacaaTGTATCGTAGTTTATCTTGAGTGTGTCTTACTTCTGTTTTAATCTGGATTCTATCTATATTTTCGGAAAGTGAGACGGTAATAGCGAAAACACTGCACCAAGCAACAACTCTTAAGCCATCCTAGGAAGTGAGGAAATCAGTCCTGCAAAGGTTTGGAAGTAAATTTCTCTGTTGTTCATAAGAAATCAGTTAAAGTGACCATGTTTTATTCATCGTTGCAAGCTATAGCCATTCTCAGTAGGTATAAATAGTAATATTTCTTATTCGTACCGCCCGAGCGTCCTTGTCCACCTCTGTGAAGTCTTCATCTCGGAGTAGGTCCTCCTTGAGGGTCTCCGGTGGGCATAGAGGTGGGTACCATTCCTCGAGTTCCCATAGCTCCTTATCCTTAGACAGAGAGGTCAAGAAAACCTCAGCAAAATATGAGCTACTCTTTACTTGTTTTAATAATTAGTGTAGATCTACTCAATGAGACATTTTCCACACTTACCTAGTTTTGCGCTTACCATatcatttcttgtttacagGGACTGATATCGACTTTTGTCTTGTTGTAATACGATTGTTACATCGATGCAGGTTCATTTTAATTCCgtcttttccccttttttccaTTTTCGGCCTTGTTCTTCTCCACATCACTTTTGTCAGAAAGTAGGATTACATTACGGCAAACTACAGGGTGTACTCAAAatatacctttttttcttctgagacCAACTAAGATATAATAATAGAATAAGAATGACTAAGTGTTGAGaaacatttatcattaataCCTAACCTTTACTGCTATCCAAGGACATAACATGACAGTTCCGGGTTCGTTATTTTTTGATGGGTTGGACAGTTGTGGTAGCAGTATAGGACTGAGATAAGAAAATGTCATAGCCATGGCTTTGCTTCTACAtaaaaaaactgctttattgAAACATTTACAAGAGCACGCAAATTCACACTTTTGGCCAAATCCTATGAACATACCAGATCGAAAGATTAAGCGGATAAAAATAGTAAAGTCatatgacctctgacctgatTCATTTGTGAAGTGTGCGTGAAGAGCTCTCCAAACTCTTCGTCTGCAAAGGCGTTGAAAAATATAGATGGTCTGtcatcagaaaatatatttgttgatGACAATGATCATTCTAAACATATTTGATCATTCACGTTCcacaaataaaacagtaattagTCTCTTTTCTGAACCCAGTCTGATCCTGGTGAACCAGGTTTATTCCAAAATGTCTTTTGGTGTAACGGATGATACTTATTCTAAGTGGCGATAAGGAATGTCGATACACTTgtagcaaaagaaaatatttcgtTAGTACTCCCGAGAAAACTAATTTGGTCCTACATTGTATCAATAGTGTAGGTATTATCTATTTAATTGATTTAAAGAGTTAGAAGAGATGACAAGTCAGATTCACTCTAATGCAAAGCTCAGAGGACAATACTAAGTTAACATGAAAgacttgtttttgttaattatttatcaatataAGCTTTTCTGCAGGGAAATAAAAGGAAGACCCCAACCCAAAACTTACTCACCGGATACCGTTGTACTGTTTTACTTACTATTGAACCTTGCACCACCAAGGTTTGACTTCTTTGTACTCGCACTGTGTCAAGTGATGACTGAATTTTGTAGCAGGTCACATCACACCACACtggcaaaaatattattcatttatctttgaAGCAAACGTACTTTGATGGCTAATGGAAATTTTCACACTCAGACTCACGTTATCTTTGAACTATGATGACGatagcggggggggggggagtgcgAGAGCTAAGGAATAATATAATAACTATATTTTCAgtcaccaaaacacacacacgcacgtgagCACCGAGATTTACTAACTTATTAAAAATTAGAACAAATTATAAAGATTTGCGCCTTACTAGTCCTTTACCTGGTGAGCTTTGTGTTTAGTTGCCGTCTCTCACACGAGCAGCACACGACGTCCGtacaacgattgcctgaggctgtccatgTGATGTTATTAAGATGTGTGAATGACTCAGGATTTACAGATTACAAAACGCATAGGCATAAATAACAGCTCGCCTCTACACAATACTCTATCGGCGACACACAGCTAACGATACAATGTTTATCTCCTGTGCACTTCCTCGATCAACCGCACTCAGTCAAATAACTCTTAATCTCAACTGTTATCACCTATGTATGGAAAACACATGCTTTTCACAGGTCTGTTCGTCAACACAAAGTTCAAATTCTGTTATCTCATTCATAATCGCACCAGCAGTCGCTGAGTGCTTCACTTACAGTTTCTTGGCGACACGAAGCCAACGGTACGCCAGCCCACACACTGCTGGCTGTCACCGAAGCGATCGACGAATCGTCTAGATCTAATCCTTGATCAGAAGTGTTCTAACACAATCGTCCGTACTCagagggaaataaaaacaaccttgGCTACGCAAGGAATTACTACTGCCATCTACGTTTCTCCTCTTAACAGTCTTAACACTAACTCAACACCCTTTCACTCTCATGTCCGCCAATGCCTTCTGCTCCTAAATATAttttcgctagagtgatctccctttcctgGCTGACCCTCTCGCTCATTCTCCATTACGTGTTATTACCCTTGCAGTTTACAAACAGCGATGGTGTTAAACTAGCCTAAAAACATGGAgacacggactggtccgtgacatgCAGGAAGGACGAATACTGTATACAAGGTATATATAACAAAGATACCATCTAGGCACATCGCACCATACCCGACTGCCGGTGTTACGTCTGTGCTTTGCTGTTGTCACACTctacataataattattatagtcCCATCGCTACCGAAAGCAAATAAACAGCAGATATTTCCTGAAAATAGATGACAGCTAAGCGAATGATTGTGACTAAAGAGGGCAGACAGTagtgattattattgtttattttgtttaatataatGCACTGACCAAAAGATTctgattttctttgaaaattaatCAATCGGATTAGAATTGTCTTCTCTGCAAACAAGCGGCTTTAAACATGTAGCTCTAAAGATAAGTTTAGTCTCAGAGATAAACAAAGTACTCACTAAACTTATTTCACGAGGGAGAAGACTTGCTCAGTTTGTAATCCAGCCGTGATTACACCTGCTCAACCGTGCACCCGTTGCAAGGAGTTGGGTGTTGGTTATGGCTGTCGAAATGAGTGTAGCTATCGACTCATGGCCCTCACGTGACTTATGCTCCTGTGAAAACCAGTGTCTGGCAGGGTGCACACCATTGTCCCTGTCCTTCTGAATAAAGTTTCCAGGATCGTGCTGTGTCCTACTCGTGATCCTTTCTGCCACCTACCTAACGCTCTTTCAGGTTATGCCATGGTGTGTGACATTATCAGTTATCGAATATCGTCAAGAGTTCACAGACCTCCAGGTACACGATAGGTATGTCTGCCTGCCTACCTTGATATCTGTTGCACCGCCCACCTGTGCGCTCGGACTCACAGTTTCACACACAGaattacacgcacacacgcagcTGGTTTATCAAAACGTTCAATACGAAACACACTTCTAAGGTGTATTTTTGAACAATCGTCTGTATGTAGACTATAGTCATAAACACTCACGGAAATGATCAGAGTAGTCTTACTAGGAGCTGGCCCTTACAAACTCCACACTGAATGCTGCAGGAATAAAATTGGTGGGTTTTTTCCACTTCTCAACAAAAGCGAGTCTTTTATGACAGAAACATATTCAAAGGCAGTTTTGCATTGCACTCTCAACGAAAGTTATCGCCCGTGATTGATTATGAATGTGTAGTGTTATGTCGTGAGTGGGAGACCATGTGAATAACAGTGGTTAGTAGAGAGGCCAGTATTCAATGTGAACTCGGTTCTTCACGAATAGGTCTTTGTGACAAAAGAATGTGTGAAAACGAAAAGGTCGAGAAGAAAGTACTTCCTTGTCTAGCCAAGGTAAAAGGTAAGTAAATGTAAATTCCCTATTTGTtgtctatttatattttgaaacatCAAACTATATAAGATGTGAGGAAATGAATAAGTATTAAGTATTAAGTTAATTTATTAGAGATGTGTATGGGACAcatatatatttgaatgtgCCACGAAAGTGAAACTAATGTTATGTCGGAGAATTAATATAAGTCAACTGATCATGAATTAATTAGGAAAAAAGAACTGAGGAACTACTTGCCCAGATATGCTCCAACGAGGAAAGTAGGAGAAACATCC
Proteins encoded:
- the LOC112574777 gene encoding hillarin-like isoform X1, which translates into the protein MNQDKELWELEEWYPPLCPPETLKEDLLRDEDFTEVDKDARAKLDSPKDSFNELVQHLTSHLSSDLHKLRAIFVWMSAQNIGCRQETGSCGDNNSPDFYLQEASKNYILIDRMFAKMCRDARIPCVLVNGKAKGTTYEPGDVDINGQNTWAIVYVANSWRFVFPYWAFVGITGYQEKNLVLVEDSGKTIKTSLTANVGNLTPSFNEFYFLTDPEEMNYICHPYDKEKQLLTEPWTQEKFFESPHLYSPYFSSGWKLTNPFMCVIKSTTGWCLIDMFSPGAGYKLEYKMFFDEGRSGKKFPQEIQTELYVTIIKRTQQTDSFLVRLPVTGTYKFIVRGVHRNKTLRLVDFQIVCDDVAPDTHPFPSRPENGFGFGEAAAEAGLSEPSHTEGVVPVKSGDEICINFKVQDYVDILARLVDSTRTPEELRDNVIVERKGDNVTVTARLPADDPKPEYSLEVDTVKNVKENDQSTKKLLSCHVVNYFLTSNERLNEVITDRDTKNKLQFYEDAWVSVGKDDAGMLEEVASKDERADIEDPILDKKIRARETCYKRMIEELRVSAQEGNLEQLNRSLKNCMAANLQNKDDIEDAKKILVTLCQEEMEKAVKSKSLEELRACFKKIDNTCVSKMVREQAWFEDGQEEIKKMVQSLRTNNEAAEGKRPDHVNDVIVAAFILIGQSEEEFDTWQKVNAKLKQTNEEQLINNVNSLDNSSLTRERVSLATQKLEQAVGTFAEYRSIETLKKQCMEKITFYRTKGSLKRRN
- the LOC112574777 gene encoding hillarin-like isoform X2, producing MDKELWELEEWYPPLCPPETLKEDLLRDEDFTEVDKDARAKLDSPKDSFNELVQHLTSHLSSDLHKLRAIFVWMSAQNIGCRQETGSCGDNNSPDFYLQEASKNYILIDRMFAKMCRDARIPCVLVNGKAKGTTYEPGDVDINGQNTWAIVYVANSWRFVFPYWAFVGITGYQEKNLVLVEDSGKTIKTSLTANVGNLTPSFNEFYFLTDPEEMNYICHPYDKEKQLLTEPWTQEKFFESPHLYSPYFSSGWKLTNPFMCVIKSTTGWCLIDMFSPGAGYKLEYKMFFDEGRSGKKFPQEIQTELYVTIIKRTQQTDSFLVRLPVTGTYKFIVRGVHRNKTLRLVDFQIVCDDVAPDTHPFPSRPENGFGFGEAAAEAGLSEPSHTEGVVPVKSGDEICINFKVQDYVDILARLVDSTRTPEELRDNVIVERKGDNVTVTARLPADDPKPEYSLEVDTVKNVKENDQSTKKLLSCHVVNYFLTSNERLNEVITDRDTKNKLQFYEDAWVSVGKDDAGMLEEVASKDERADIEDPILDKKIRARETCYKRMIEELRVSAQEGNLEQLNRSLKNCMAANLQNKDDIEDAKKILVTLCQEEMEKAVKSKSLEELRACFKKIDNTCVSKMVREQAWFEDGQEEIKKMVQSLRTNNEAAEGKRPDHVNDVIVAAFILIGQSEEEFDTWQKVNAKLKQTNEEQLINNVNSLDNSSLTRERVSLATQKLEQAVGTFAEYRSIETLKKQCMEKITFYRTKGSLKRRN
- the LOC112574777 gene encoding hillarin-like isoform X3, yielding MNQDKELWELEEWYPPLCPPETLKEDLLRDEDFTEVDKDARAKLDSPKDSFNELVQHLTSHLSSDLHKLRAIFVWMSAQNIGCRQETGSCGDNNSPDFYLQEASKNYILIDRMFAKMCRDARIPCVLVNGKAKGTTYEPGDVDINGQNTWAIVYVANSWRFVFPYWAFVGITGYQEKNLVLVEDSGKTIKTSLTANVGNLTPSFNEFYFLTDPEEMNYICHPYDKEKQLLTEPWTQEKFFESPHLYSPYFSSGWKLTNPFMCVIKSTTGWCLIDMFSPGAGYKLEYKMFFDEGRSGKKFPQEIQTELYVTIIKRTQQTDSFLVRLPVTGTYKFIVRGVHRNKTLRLVDFQIVCDDVAPDTHPFPSRPENGFGFGEAAAEAGLSEPSHTEGVVPVKSGDEICINFKVQDYVDILARLVDSTRTPEELRDNVIVERKGDNVTVTARLPADDPKPEYSLEVDTVKNVKENDQSTKKLLSCHVVNYFLTSNERLNEVITDRDTKNKLQFYEDAWVSVGKDDAGMLEEVASKDERADIEDPILDKKIRARETCYKRMIEELRVSAQEGNLEQLNRSLKNCMAANLQNKDDIEDAKKILVTLCQEEMEKAVKSKSLEELRACFKKIDNTCVSKMVREQAWFEDGQEEIKKMVQSLRTNNEAAEGKRPDHVNDVIVAAFILIGQSEEEFDVSTRRGRRSTQN